Proteins encoded in a region of the Antedon mediterranea chromosome 2, ecAntMedi1.1, whole genome shotgun sequence genome:
- the LOC140039597 gene encoding coiled-coil domain-containing protein 13-like isoform X1, which translates to MESENETLRQQFQALQDQQQKKMQRRLQRQEEKKKKTDDTAEGDAKQVGLDIGDDLGLSLSEGIPDTAIYNEELHTHLNQQIRELKDETGRLYKLLSERDYEIKRLKKQRESERIAIAGSGVASETAATKIVDLSKKNREMKSELESEKTKVKQILKKLNETEKQLNESNGNYKALTTFEEPSEKEQLQAEIKQIQEKLNQTTSKMMEYRNQTGSLKQELKLAHRVLTQEVGEHANVQALLNSKGGARGRAQQILNLQNKVSELESQLHQQRFVSTRPDTQMSLEDQFMTMDIPDDKSESIVSARTFKSNHSSSTADKNRTKIRQMEKERKEAQAKANEELKDLQLDYSRLKEKCDASKARNKVLANELKSLKQQISTFIDKGKHDDELISALLKQQSQLNEVYNETHRQQEEQKKQQKQHQQLLHQQNQHDMNIVEQLKRIVAEKEQKVHNLEDEINQMRLKQEERHSMNGFMERPPSRGGSRPSSSQVERPGTGTKVVTFDNSVNGHFSGGPVPPSRSGSRHSARSTSRQSIDSPGRPSSTSVRPLSANALDVDELRRQCQEYKSFSQVAEVEREKLMELVAVLQRRVEEANQNQADTHSQAQELKRQNVQLEKQLGKMRIESGRKGATQSKNALTAAIKTEEELLKADIKLTTENLEELQTRLAIQIDENDALKAALQSTMKSKDEDLKLYHQMMEQTRKVFLQGLRQFKQTSIGS; encoded by the exons ATGGAgtctgaaaatgaaacattacgTCAACAATTTCAAGCTCTACAAGATCAACAACAAAAGAAAATGCAACGTCGTTTGCAAAGacaagaagaaaaaaagaagaaaacggATGACACCGCTGAAGGAGATGCAAAACAAGTTGGTCTTGACATTGGAGATGACCTAGGTCTATCG cTTAGTGAAGGTATACCAGACACTGCAATATATAATGAGGAATTACACACTCATCTGAACCAACAGATTAGA GAATTGAAGGATGAAACTGGTCGTCTTTACAAGCTTTTGAGTGAGAGggattatgaaataaaaagacTAAAGAAGCAAAGAGAAAGTGAAAGGATAGCAATTGCAG GAAGCGGTGTAGCCAGTGAAACTGCAGCGACAAAGATTGTTGATCTTTCGAAGAAAAACCGAGAAATGAAATCAGAATTAGAGAGTgagaaaacaaaagtaaaacaaattcTTAAAAAGCTAAATGAGACCGAGAAACAG ctaAATGAATCAAATGGCAACTACAAAGCACTGACAACTTTTGAAGAACCGAGCGAGAAAGAACAGTTACAAGCGGAAATAAAACAGATTCAAGAAAAACTCAACCAAACTACGTCTAAGATGATGGAGTATCGAAATCAAACCGGCTCACTTAAGCAGGAATTGAAACTTGCTCACAGAGTGCTTACTCAAGAGGTGGGTGAACATGCCAATGTACAGGCACTTCTGAACAGCAAGGGTGGAGCCCGTGGAAGGGCCCAGCAAATACTCAACCTCCAAAATaag GTTTCTGAACTTGAAAGTCAGTTACATCAACAGCGTTTTGTTTCTACCAGACCAGACACACAGATGAGTCTTGAAGACCAATTTATGACGATGGATATCCCAGATGACAAATCTGAATCCATTGTCTCCGCAAGGACCTTCAAAAGCAACCATAGTTCGTCAACTGCTGATAAAAACCGTACAAAAATCAGACAAATGGAAAAAGAACGAAAAGAAGCACAGGCT AAAGCAAATGAAGAACTGAAAGACTTACAGTTGGACTACTCTAGGCTAAAAGAGAAATGTGACGCATCAAAGGCTAGAAACAAAGTACTGGCAAATGAGCTTAAGTCTCTAAAGCAACAAATTAGTACATTTATAGATAAAGGAAAACATGATGACGAGTTGATATCAGCTTTATTG AAACAACAAAGTCAGTTGAATGAAGTTTACAATGAAACACACAGACAACAAGAAGAACAAAAGAAACAGCAAAAGCAACATCAGCAACTCTTGCATCAACAAAACCAACACGACATGAACATTGTTGAACAGTTGAAAAGAATTGTTGCAGAAAAGGAACAAAAAGTTCACAATCTTGAGGATGAAATTAATCAAATGAGGTTAAAG CAAGAAGAACGACATAGCATGAATGGTTTTATGGAGCGTCCCCCATCTCGTGGAGGAAGCAGGCCATCCTCAAGCCAAGTAGAAAGGCCAGGGACAGGTACAAAGGTTGTGACCTTTGACAATAGTGTAAATGGACATTTCAGTGGTGGGCCAGTACCTCCCTCCAG aagTGGTTCCAGGCATAGTGCACGTAGTACATCAAGACAAAGTATAGACAGTCCAGGAAGGCCATCGTCCACATCTGTTAGGCCTTTAAGTGCAAA TGCATTGGATGTTGATGAGTTAAGGCGGCAGTGTCAAGAATATAAATCCTTCAGTCAAGTTGCTGAAGTGGAGCGAGAAAAATTGATGGAACTGGTTGCAGTATTACAGAGACG AGTGGAAGAGGCCAATCAGAATCAAGCTGATACACATTCTCAAGCTCAAGAACTAAAACGACAGAATGTACAGCTTGAGAAGCAGTTAGGTAAGATGAGAATTGAATCTGGTCGCAAGGGAGCTACGCAATCAAAAAACGCCCTCACAGCAGCAATAAAAACGGAAGAAGAGCTTCTTAAAGCAGATATCAAGTTGACTACAGAAAACCTGGAAGAACTGCAGACCAG GTTAGCAATTCAAATAGACGAGAACGATGCCCTGAAGGCAGCCCTGCAAAGCACCATGAAAAGTAAAGACGAGGACCTGAAACTTTATCATCAGATGATGGAGCAGACTAGAAAAGTTTTCTTACAGGGCCTAAGACAGTTCAAACAAACAAGTATAGGATCATAA
- the LOC140039597 gene encoding coiled-coil domain-containing protein 13-like isoform X2 yields MESENETLRQQFQALQDQQQKKMQRRLQRQEEKKKKTDDTAEGDAKQVGLDIGDDLGLSLSEGIPDTAIYNEELHTHLNQQIRELKDETGRLYKLLSERDYEIKRLKKQRESERIAIAGSGVASETAATKIVDLSKKNREMKSELESEKTKVKQILKKLNETEKQLNESNGNYKALTTFEEPSEKEQLQAEIKQIQEKLNQTTSKMMEYRNQTGSLKQELKLAHRVLTQEVGEHANVQALLNSKGGARGRAQQILNLQNKVSELESQLHQQRFVSTRPDTQMSLEDQFMTMDIPDDKSESIVSARTFKSNHSSSTADKNRTKIRQMEKERKEAQAKANEELKDLQLDYSRLKEKCDASKARNKVLANELKSLKQQISTFIDKGKHDDELISALLKQQSQLNEVYNETHRQQEEQKKQQKQHQQLLHQQNQHDMNIVEQLKRIVAEKEQKVHNLEDEINQMRLKQEERHSMNGFMERPPSRGGSRPSSSQVERPGTGTKVVTFDNSVNGHFSGGPVPPSSGSRHSARSTSRQSIDSPGRPSSTSVRPLSANALDVDELRRQCQEYKSFSQVAEVEREKLMELVAVLQRRVEEANQNQADTHSQAQELKRQNVQLEKQLGKMRIESGRKGATQSKNALTAAIKTEEELLKADIKLTTENLEELQTRLAIQIDENDALKAALQSTMKSKDEDLKLYHQMMEQTRKVFLQGLRQFKQTSIGS; encoded by the exons ATGGAgtctgaaaatgaaacattacgTCAACAATTTCAAGCTCTACAAGATCAACAACAAAAGAAAATGCAACGTCGTTTGCAAAGacaagaagaaaaaaagaagaaaacggATGACACCGCTGAAGGAGATGCAAAACAAGTTGGTCTTGACATTGGAGATGACCTAGGTCTATCG cTTAGTGAAGGTATACCAGACACTGCAATATATAATGAGGAATTACACACTCATCTGAACCAACAGATTAGA GAATTGAAGGATGAAACTGGTCGTCTTTACAAGCTTTTGAGTGAGAGggattatgaaataaaaagacTAAAGAAGCAAAGAGAAAGTGAAAGGATAGCAATTGCAG GAAGCGGTGTAGCCAGTGAAACTGCAGCGACAAAGATTGTTGATCTTTCGAAGAAAAACCGAGAAATGAAATCAGAATTAGAGAGTgagaaaacaaaagtaaaacaaattcTTAAAAAGCTAAATGAGACCGAGAAACAG ctaAATGAATCAAATGGCAACTACAAAGCACTGACAACTTTTGAAGAACCGAGCGAGAAAGAACAGTTACAAGCGGAAATAAAACAGATTCAAGAAAAACTCAACCAAACTACGTCTAAGATGATGGAGTATCGAAATCAAACCGGCTCACTTAAGCAGGAATTGAAACTTGCTCACAGAGTGCTTACTCAAGAGGTGGGTGAACATGCCAATGTACAGGCACTTCTGAACAGCAAGGGTGGAGCCCGTGGAAGGGCCCAGCAAATACTCAACCTCCAAAATaag GTTTCTGAACTTGAAAGTCAGTTACATCAACAGCGTTTTGTTTCTACCAGACCAGACACACAGATGAGTCTTGAAGACCAATTTATGACGATGGATATCCCAGATGACAAATCTGAATCCATTGTCTCCGCAAGGACCTTCAAAAGCAACCATAGTTCGTCAACTGCTGATAAAAACCGTACAAAAATCAGACAAATGGAAAAAGAACGAAAAGAAGCACAGGCT AAAGCAAATGAAGAACTGAAAGACTTACAGTTGGACTACTCTAGGCTAAAAGAGAAATGTGACGCATCAAAGGCTAGAAACAAAGTACTGGCAAATGAGCTTAAGTCTCTAAAGCAACAAATTAGTACATTTATAGATAAAGGAAAACATGATGACGAGTTGATATCAGCTTTATTG AAACAACAAAGTCAGTTGAATGAAGTTTACAATGAAACACACAGACAACAAGAAGAACAAAAGAAACAGCAAAAGCAACATCAGCAACTCTTGCATCAACAAAACCAACACGACATGAACATTGTTGAACAGTTGAAAAGAATTGTTGCAGAAAAGGAACAAAAAGTTCACAATCTTGAGGATGAAATTAATCAAATGAGGTTAAAG CAAGAAGAACGACATAGCATGAATGGTTTTATGGAGCGTCCCCCATCTCGTGGAGGAAGCAGGCCATCCTCAAGCCAAGTAGAAAGGCCAGGGACAGGTACAAAGGTTGTGACCTTTGACAATAGTGTAAATGGACATTTCAGTGGTGGGCCAGTACCTCCCTCCAG TGGTTCCAGGCATAGTGCACGTAGTACATCAAGACAAAGTATAGACAGTCCAGGAAGGCCATCGTCCACATCTGTTAGGCCTTTAAGTGCAAA TGCATTGGATGTTGATGAGTTAAGGCGGCAGTGTCAAGAATATAAATCCTTCAGTCAAGTTGCTGAAGTGGAGCGAGAAAAATTGATGGAACTGGTTGCAGTATTACAGAGACG AGTGGAAGAGGCCAATCAGAATCAAGCTGATACACATTCTCAAGCTCAAGAACTAAAACGACAGAATGTACAGCTTGAGAAGCAGTTAGGTAAGATGAGAATTGAATCTGGTCGCAAGGGAGCTACGCAATCAAAAAACGCCCTCACAGCAGCAATAAAAACGGAAGAAGAGCTTCTTAAAGCAGATATCAAGTTGACTACAGAAAACCTGGAAGAACTGCAGACCAG GTTAGCAATTCAAATAGACGAGAACGATGCCCTGAAGGCAGCCCTGCAAAGCACCATGAAAAGTAAAGACGAGGACCTGAAACTTTATCATCAGATGATGGAGCAGACTAGAAAAGTTTTCTTACAGGGCCTAAGACAGTTCAAACAAACAAGTATAGGATCATAA